Proteins encoded by one window of Candidatus Obscuribacter sp.:
- a CDS encoding DUF2156 domain-containing protein → MAAASQLPEESVAVERQVHARDRSAQALADIREYATNTQSFLTLYQGFKHFRLPFVKGYAAYVESPDMLLVAGDPICPAESRAALIKGLMQLSEDKQKKLAMLPASADCRDLCIKNGFDAVYIGKEPIFDLQNMPKVSKSIRLAVNRAKRLGLRFEPFSEHYREQVLDLCNKWQSTRELPALQFLFQLRPFYQQEQKKLFLALNNQDQLMGFVACSPIYGRNGWYVEDLIRDESAPNGTTELLVTQTMQSLAAEGYSMATLAIAPLAGLPDTDENHPWLNTLLRVTYERLSFIYHFQTLEFFKGKFKPSAWEANYMYVYPSGISLNFVKHLIEAFLGESILAICKHKVKQLVGGTSAENDK, encoded by the coding sequence ATGGCAGCGGCATCCCAGTTACCAGAAGAATCCGTGGCAGTTGAACGCCAGGTGCACGCACGCGATCGCAGTGCGCAGGCACTGGCAGACATCCGTGAATATGCCACCAATACTCAATCATTTCTCACTCTATATCAGGGTTTTAAGCACTTTAGACTGCCTTTTGTCAAAGGCTATGCGGCTTATGTTGAGAGTCCAGATATGCTCCTGGTGGCTGGCGATCCAATTTGTCCAGCAGAGTCAAGAGCGGCTCTAATAAAGGGTCTGATGCAGCTGAGCGAGGACAAGCAAAAAAAGTTGGCGATGCTCCCAGCTAGCGCTGATTGCCGAGATCTTTGTATTAAAAACGGCTTTGATGCAGTCTATATCGGCAAAGAGCCGATATTTGATTTGCAAAATATGCCTAAAGTAAGCAAGTCAATCAGATTGGCAGTCAACCGGGCAAAGCGGCTGGGACTGCGCTTTGAGCCCTTTAGCGAGCATTACCGCGAGCAAGTGCTTGACCTTTGCAATAAATGGCAGAGCACCCGAGAATTGCCAGCACTGCAGTTTTTGTTTCAACTGCGTCCGTTTTACCAGCAAGAACAAAAAAAACTCTTCCTCGCTCTCAACAACCAAGACCAGTTGATGGGCTTTGTCGCTTGCTCACCCATCTATGGACGCAACGGCTGGTACGTCGAGGACTTGATCCGCGACGAGAGCGCGCCAAACGGCACCACGGAGCTACTGGTGACGCAGACCATGCAAAGCCTCGCGGCAGAGGGCTACAGCATGGCTACGCTGGCAATTGCACCGCTGGCTGGACTGCCCGACACCGACGAAAACCACCCCTGGCTTAACACCCTTTTGCGCGTCACCTATGAGCGGCTCTCTTTTATCTATCACTTCCAGACTCTTGAGTTTTTTAAGGGTAAATTTAAACCCAGCGCCTGGGAGGCAAATTATATGTATGTTTATCCCAGCGGCATCAGCCTTAACTTTGTCAAACACCTGATTGAGGCATTTTTGGGCGAAAGCATCCTGGCAATCTGCAAACACAAAGTTAAACAGCTCGTGGGCGGCACCAGCGCCGAAAACGACAAATAA
- a CDS encoding DUF4239 domain-containing protein gives MPVTFGLSLFLTTLTVSVSIIGLLLFRKFLSPDSLRTHHDVTDPYSQFVGMLFAVLLGFMVADAMQRFSSARQIVEQEASAVGNVFRLADAFPDATKKKVQGLCMRYAKEVSEVEWPLLAQKKTSVETWYTYRDLWQSCTTYDPVTPREADAHQAILPCMATLGENRRLRVNALHNGLPPVLWSILVVGGLATVIFTYFFNVDNLKLQVVMVAIVSLVICLNIFLLATYDDPFSGDVTITPTAFQTQLQLFELELNPGTKPLEMK, from the coding sequence ATGCCCGTGACATTTGGACTCAGTCTCTTTCTCACCACTTTGACAGTATCTGTCTCCATTATCGGACTTTTGCTATTTCGCAAGTTTTTATCTCCTGACAGCTTACGCACTCACCATGACGTGACCGATCCCTACTCGCAATTTGTTGGCATGCTGTTTGCCGTACTTTTAGGATTTATGGTGGCTGATGCCATGCAACGTTTTAGTTCGGCAAGACAGATAGTAGAGCAAGAAGCATCGGCCGTTGGTAATGTATTTAGACTAGCTGACGCTTTTCCGGATGCGACGAAGAAAAAAGTACAAGGATTGTGCATGAGATACGCAAAGGAAGTATCAGAAGTAGAATGGCCTCTCCTTGCTCAGAAAAAAACCAGCGTAGAAACCTGGTATACCTATCGAGATCTCTGGCAAAGCTGTACGACATATGACCCCGTGACGCCGAGAGAAGCTGATGCCCACCAGGCGATTTTACCCTGCATGGCTACTCTTGGAGAAAATCGCCGATTGAGAGTCAACGCTCTACACAATGGCTTACCGCCAGTATTGTGGTCGATACTGGTAGTAGGAGGGCTGGCAACGGTCATATTTACCTACTTCTTTAACGTGGATAATTTAAAATTGCAGGTAGTAATGGTGGCAATTGTCAGTCTTGTTATTTGCCTCAATATTTTTCTACTGGCCACCTACGACGATCCCTTTTCAGGTGACGTAACAATCACTCCAACGGCTTTTCAAACCCAATTGCAATTATTTGAATTAGAGCTAAACCCGGGCACAAAACCTTTAGAAATGAAATAG